A stretch of Xiphophorus maculatus strain JP 163 A unplaced genomic scaffold, X_maculatus-5.0-male Unplaced_Scaffold_BN000203F, whole genome shotgun sequence DNA encodes these proteins:
- the LOC111607963 gene encoding uncharacterized protein LOC111607963, translated as MKKSNKFMPPAVKTSHSKSDHDYSVPMESAAASKREREASTPTSTPEKNTHMEKRTKGTSQDQMNTEAILSAISSLGQKLDDRMEEVGMQIKQHSAMLAAIAKSVQLNSEELNDCKKKIIELEKQVDTLSKENVQLKGGVLNSERYKRRWSLRIKGKKEKSGENIRDEVVALLCKIAPDLASKMDEEVDVVHRVGRKMHDRDRQIIILFVRRALRDDIWKRTKTSPVCKEEGVRFSEDLTPEDWKARQAMWPKIEKARKEGKAAGFRGPFGFIEGKRIMDISSAEN; from the coding sequence ATGAAGAAAAGCAATAAGTTTATGCCACCTGCAGTCAAGACTTCGCATTCTAAAAGTGATCACGACTATTCTGTGCCAATGGAATCAGCTGCAGCTAGCAAACGGGAAAGGGAAGCCAGTACCCCGACCAGCACTccggaaaaaaacacacacatggaaAAAAGAACCAAAGGTACGTCCCAGGATCAAATGAACACTGAGGCTATTTTGAGCGCTATAAGTTCCTTAGGACAGAAATTAGATGACCGCATGGAAGAAGTTGGCATGCAAATAAAGCAGCACAGTGCTATGCTAGCGGCTATTGCTAAATCGGTTCAGCTCAACTCAGAGGAGCTAAAcgattgcaaaaagaaaataatagaattGGAGAAACAAGTGGATACACTTTCCAAAGAGAACGTGCAGTTGAAAGGAGGAGTCCTGAACAGTGAAAGATATAAAAGACGGTGGAGCCTCCGCataaaaggaaagaaggaaaagtcTGGTGAGAACATCCGAGATGAAGTTGTGGCGCTTCTGTGCAAAATTGCACCTGATTTGGCTTCAAAGATGGATGAAGAGGTTGATGTTGTCCACAGAGTCGGTCGAAAGATGCATGACAGGGACAGACAGATCATCATTCTGTTTGTGAGACGAGCCTTGAGAGACGACATCTGGAAGAGAACTAAAACTTCTCCAGTTTGCAAAGAAGAAGGAGTTCGCTTCTCTGAAGATTTGACACCAGAAGATTGGAAAGCAAGACAAGCTATGTGGCCAAAAAttgaaaaagcaagaaaagaaggCAAAGCTGCGGGTTTCAGGGGCCCGTTTGGTTTCATTGAAGGAAAACGCATCATGGATATTTCTTCAGCTGAGAACTGA